The nucleotide window AAAAACAACTGAGAAAATAGATGTTTGATTGGTaaggcaggaaaataaaccCCATGCTCGAtctcccagcctgctgtccaAAAAGTGTGAAGCCCTAAACTTCCTCCCCCTCCTTAGCATTTGCtgcattaattttgtttctgaattttGAAGAAGAGCTTTTCCTCTGCACCCAGCCCTTGTCTACTTCTGGAATTCTTTCTTGTGATTCCCTCCATTTATAGTCTAAGCTTGTTCTTCTATGTAGTTTCATTCCTATCACTGCACAGCTCTAAGTCAGCAGCTCTCATTTCAAGCCACTCAGAGTTTAACAAATGGACAAATTTAAAAAGGCTCAGAAACTCTAAAATGCTAGAAATACCAAAATCTATCCTTAATTTAAGAAATCAAGTTATGTTTTCAGCtatatttcttcttttgcttcaGTTGAGACTACAGTGAataagatgaaaataatttaagtcTCTTTTTCAATTATTAGTATTACGTGTCTGTTTTTGAATGCATTAGTTCTAAAAATCTCGTGAGTCTTTTTATGGAAAAGAATCcagctgaaaaatgcattttgggatattttcacATAGACATTTTTTGCTTATATACTCTCTAGACATTTGTACTATACATTATGCAAGTCAATTATGATACAGACTAATGGGGCTATTCCTACCAAAGCTGACAGAAGAGCTAAAAATATAATAACTAGTAGGTTGTATAGTAGGTGTTAGGTGGATTTACACGAAAATAGCCAGAAAAGTCAAGAATTACTCAGTTTAAATGGGTGGTAACTAATATGTTTTCTGACTATTTTTCCTAAGACAAGAACCAAGCAGATATACCATGTGAATTTGATCCATATTACAGTAAATTCTGTAACAACTCTAGGCAGCAGTATACATGTAATCTATGACATCAACAGAGAATATGAATTTTACTGACGGTCAGGCTGCATACAGAAGGCACGTGGCATACTGATGCATTATTGTATTGGGATGGATCTATTGCAAATATTGCCCACTCTGTAAGGGAGTGCAGGGGTAACTGGTTCTAGAAACTTCTAAGAAGTGTCAACTCCTAGCAAGACATTACCCATCTTTCCAGTAAGATCTCTGAGACAGAATATACTaaaaccaagggaaaaaaatacttgcatttCTGATCAAGACTTACCATCATCTGGTTTCTTCACAAATTTCACTCCTAGCTCTTCAAACCTCTTACAAGCTTTATAGACATCAGGAACAGCAATTCCAATGTGTCCTGTGCAAGAAGGTAAAAAGAATGCATTATAAGTATTGCTGAATGTTCTGTGAAAAAAGTTTGTTTAGTATTACATGTTGTAGTTCACATAACCTATgattatatttaagaaaaaattctaGAAAGAAGAGTGTTTTGGGTATTAACATTATTCTTCTTCCAAGAGTTGTCTTTTGATAATGCCTTTTAAATACAAATGTTAGAGTTGAAGTATCTTATGTTGTTTAGACACAAACTTTATTTAGCATatgaaaaaggaagattttcaaACTGTTTTATAACTATTTTCTTCCTTGACGCACAGCTCCATAATAAGATTTTGTTGTATTTGTTCTGTTTAACAGAACATGGAGTTTATCATTAATGCTGTTCCTGCAGAGACTGACACTAGCGCTATGCAAGGACTGAGCTTACAAATCAATTCAGGAGCTTTAAATGTCAAGTGGCTGGACCAAGTGTGAAACTTATTTCACAGCAGTGACCTTTCAAGCACTCAGAGTATCAAATCAAGCCACATAAATAATATCCCCAGTGCTACAGACAAACGGAATTGTCCTTCTACCTTAAAATTGGTAACTAGTGGATTATACAGCAGAAATCCAAGATTAAATCCGTTTAAGCACCATGATAATCTAATACACAAGCACAACTAATGTTCTTCACTCAGTAGTTACAATTAGCATGTGTTTGCTTGCCAAAGGATTAGATTCTTGATGAAGAGTGTAACTATGGCTCATTACTCTGAAACACATTGGCTCATTTAATTTCATCATATTTTACAGTATGCATGTTGAAAGAAGAGAGATAAAGGCTTTCCAAATGTtagcaaattttatttcaaagcttAAAAAGTATAAACACAAGACTAAAGACCTACCAAATCCTCGAGGATCTGAATTGCCATTGTGATAAGACTGACTGTCATCATTTTCAGTGCCCCAGTTGCTGTAAGAAGtaattattaaatattgaagaaaagcattaaaattaaCAAATCCTAAATGTTCAGTTTCCTTGGGAAGGGTAAGTTGTTTCTCCTAAGAAACTAGAAAATTTCAGCTGTTGGCTGAAATAATTAAACTACAAAGATCTTCCCTAGTCATGGGATCCAAGGGATGGTCTTGGGTCTAATCCAGTCATTTTCACATTCCTTTACTATTATTTAGAGTCTATATTTGAATGAGTCAGAAATACTCCTGTCTCACTCAGTTTAAAGAGAAGGTTTTGCTGCACAAATCAGTTTATCTATCCATCACTGGGGAACAAGTGAGGGTAGCAGGTCCTCGAGTTAAGTAAGACAGCATTTGGGAGATTGTTTCTGCACAATTATCATGATTAGTAGCATTAACCAAATTGTCCTGTTTACAGGAAGCATTGTTTTGACTTAATACCCCTTTAGATTAGAGTCCAAAAATAGTTACCCATTATTAGGATGTTTTGGGGATCCAAAGAAAGGTTTGGTTTCCCTAAATTACTTACCCAGATGGCATGCATATAAAATATGGCAAGCACTGTTTCATATTAAATGTTCACCTAGCAGCTTGAAAGAGCTCTGAAAGAGGAAGATTAACCTTTTCAAGTATCCAATCTCAGAAGTATTGTAAGGATGTATGACAGTGAAGATGCATCCACTGTAatgattaaattttttattcaaTCTGATGGGATTTACGCTTATCCAACACAGTTTAAACACTGTTTAACCACTGTTAGCTAAGTGTCATCTCTCTTTATGTAAACACTTACTGTGTCAGTTCAAGTGTAGCTTTTCTAGAGAAGGTCCAAGGTGTTCTCTCAGCTTTCTCTTTCGGGATATCGTTTTTATCTTCATACCCCAGGAAATAGAGTGAGAACTTCATAGTAGGAAAGTCAAATTTTTGAAGCAGTCTAAATGGCaacaattattttgaaatagtAACTTAAAAGGGTAGTCAGTAGCTTGCAAATAAATCAAGATGCTTCCCctatggaaaaattatttccatgaaTTTTTTGCTCTTCTATAATCCACACCGTGAAATAGCTGCATTTTAAACtatcaaataaaaatacttcagaacccaccaaattttaaaagaacCAGATGTTTAAAAACCAAACTACCAGTCACTAAATAGAAGTCAGTAAAAAGGCTTGCATCTTCAGGTTATCACTCTGTTACTTGACTGTGTTTTCACAGGAAAACCTTTAACCACTTTAAAAATTTCACCAAGGATTAAAAAGATCTACTTTGAATCTTACTCATCCTAGAGAGCTCACTGGTACCAAAGTTTAAGAACACAGCAAACGTACCTTTAGATAAAATACCTTTATAGTTTCAATAGCTAGCTATAATGATAAAACCCTTTCAGATGTGACAATTTaatcaattaaaaatacattaagcaTAAGTTTTTATATATGACATTTAACTGGAACAAGTAGGCATGCAAAATTAATCTAATTGCTTTTTTACaaggtatttaatttttattttcatacattttcaCTACATTggaagtaatttattttcctttagtttGGACTCATTTCAAGATGtttaaaaacacagtatttgttttgaaataactCAAATGCTAAGAATGCACAAAAAGCTCCAGCATAACCATTTTAAGCTATTGCAAGGCACCTGCCTCCCAAAAGCCTTCTCCAAAAGACTGACCCTGGACTTTGCCTTCACCCTTTATTGCCTTGTTCCCATGTGACTGGAGGCAGTCATAAGCCACCTCTGAGAACTAGCAGAAAAAACTTAATTTCAAGATTTTAAACAATGACTCCTCATTATAAACACAGTCATAAAAGTTACCAGTCAGCTGCAGGCTCAGTGAAGAAGAAGTAAGCAAGCTGTACCCTGATAATTAATGAcctatttaagaaaaaaagaaatttctagTCAATGCCAATATTACTTCATTTGCAGCTTAGGCATCTGCAGCTTACTGCCAGACCATCCAACTAAGCATCAGCTGATGGGCCAGCATTGTTTATGTAGTCAGACCAATTAGTATAATTACatccaaaaaaataattcttttcagaagaacagaagaaaaacccaaacttaTCATGGCATACAAATTCTACTCACGTCATTCCAAGTATCCTTGTATAAAAATCCAATGACTTCTTAGGATCCTTTACTCTTAACATTGTCTGCTGAAACATGAAAtcctgtgggggaaaaaaggttgATTCTTCGTACATCAGCCAGATTTGAATTAAGGATATTGACAAAGATGCCAGTTAGTAATGATTCTAAAACCAGCAGATTCAGAAGTAACAAAGAGAGCTACATTAAATCTAAATAAAACCTTTTGTCCCAATTCTATACATACAgattttttgttaaataaatatGTCTTTGTAACGTaatgtttaaaacaaataacCAATCTCATGAGTGGTATCATTCAATATGTATTATTACATGCATCAAAAAAGAGTACCCTTATATATATTATTCTTTTATGGGGCTGTAGCATACATGAACAACTTCACACACAAGCACAACAGACATGAATATTCAATACTGAGTCTCCTAGACTCCTGAACtcattattttgattatttcatGGCACAGGTATTAAACTTCTGTCAAATTTGATTATATATCTTGGCAGCAAAACCGACCTGCAACTCTGCAAGGATATTTTCTTGAAGCTCCACGTTAACTATATACCAAGAGGCTTGTGAATGACCAAGTGGATAAAAAGTGAGTGGTAGAATAGTtcacagaaggggaaaaaaatctcaaaaaaatgcaattacaaGGTTTTCCTAGCAAAAAGTAGAAAGGTCTGGGGCGTTCTGACGCCCGGGCAGGGGGCGGCCGAAGCGCCCGGAGCGCTCGCTCAGAGCCAGGCCAGGCGCGGGCCCGGCCGAGCGCGCCCCGCGGGCTTCAGGGGCTCTCGGGgaccggcccggcccggccacCCCCTGCATGACCCCGAACCCCGCCGGGCTGCCCGGCAGACAGGCCGCCAGCGCGGCTCCGTGCCCGGCCCCAtggcggcccccgcgccccgcACGTCCGCCCGGTGAGGCGCCCTGAGGGCgccggggagcggcgggagctGCAGCCGCGGGCCGCGCCCGCCACCCGCCCCCCGCACCTTGGTGCTGGCATCCGGCTCCGAGCAGGCGCCGTACGCCGCCTCGTCCGACAGCCCGCCGAGCTCCGCGGGGGCCGCCATGGCgggacagcaggaggaggaggaaggggaggaggaggaggaggtagGAAGGCGGTGCTGAGCCCCACTCCGCCCCTCCTGCCGCCGGGCCGCCCCTCGCACGGATGCCCGAGGATGCTGCCAAGGTGCGGGAGCAGATCGAGGTCTGCCGGTTCATCCCCAGCTCATAGCGAGCCCCCCAAGCTCTGAGATCAAAcgtttcagtttttgttttgttgttagTCAGTAGCTATCTGACTAACATACTAACAACTGTGCATATCTGCGCAgttaaggaaaagagaagacaatCCTAAAATGAATAGGCTGTCTGGAAGAGAGCCACCAAGAACAAAGCCAGTAAAACTGAGCAGTACGTGGGAAAAACGTAATCCCAGCGACGGGCAATCGTGACCACTGACTCATTGAGCCCAGACTCAAATGGAAGGAACCACCTCTGGACTAATTAGAAGTGAGAGATACAACTAGCAAATACAGGGTTGAACACTAATTAATAGCAAAGTTATATAATTTGCAACCGATTAATGCTGATGCCTTTGTTTGttgaaatttataaataaagttTTGTAAAGTTTTGATTATTGGAGAGCCAGCATTTTGTGCGTTACCACCCAGCTCTCTGCTTTGAGCAAACTAGAATAAAGAATAGAAATATCTTGTTTCAGTGTGTGAATTGATGCTGCACAGGTGATGAGCCCATGTTCAGGACAACATAAGGACCAAAGGGAAGGAGCTTCCCTGACTGTGGTATTACTTTGCTGAAAAATAGCTGAAAAATTACCTCTGGGAAGCCGAGGGTGCCACACCAGGGCCGGAGAAGACACTTATAACCCAGCTCCACTGGAATGGTGCTGCTTTTGTAAGTCATGGCAGTATCAGGCTGCTTGGGAATCCTGGCCTTGCCTTGTTATAATACTCATGGCAGCCTTGGTTTAGTGTTGACAGAGGTTGATTTCTGCTTTTACCTCCAGATGCTGGGAGAAAATTTCAAATAGCATTtgtcacagaaccacagaactgggcagattggaagggaccacagtggatCTGTTCCAATCTCATGCTCATGCAGTGTTATCCCAGAGTACGTGGATTGTGTCCGGATGgtttttgaatatctccagtgagagacactccacaacctctctgggcaatctgttccaggaCTCAGTCACCCTCACATTAAGAActtcctcatattcaggtggaGTTTTCTGTGCATCACTTTCTGCCTTTTATCCCATTGCTTGGCACCACAGAGAAGTGTCTGAAAACATCCTCTTGGCATTCCCCTCTTACCCCCATTTCGATATTTATACACATTGATAAGGCTCCCTTTCAGTCCTCTCTTCACCCTCTGGAGTTATGCACTGTCCTTTAGCATAAAAATATCATTTCAGGCCTAAGAGTGAAGAATGATATTTCTCTCAAAAACGCAGAATGAAAACCAGGAttgaatgggggaaaaaagttaaaactCCACACGTTTTGTAATCGAACGCAAAACACTTTCGCAGGGTAGAGCTCAGTCTGCGCTACCCAATAACTTCCATTGGCACATTTAACCAGGCCAACCTCACACGGGAGCGGATCCCGGGTACACCAGACCTGTAGGCTGGCTCGGATTCCGGGGCTCCGATTTTGGGGGCCCGACGCGCGGGCACGGCGGGCGAGCGCCGGGAGCGCGCTCTGAGCCCCGCGGGCGCGGCTCCGGGCGGGCGTTGGAGCCGCTCGCCGAGCCCGCCCCGCACCGGTTACGGGCTCCCGGTACCGGTACCGGCCCTCCGCAGAACCGGCAGGAGCCTGTCCGGACCGCCCCGAGGGGAGCCGGTGGGGGCTGCTGTGCCCGGGGGCCGCGCCCCGATGCCCGCCCTGTGAGGAGACAGCTCCGGCCAGGTGAGGATGTGCGCCCGCCCCTCTCTGCCAGGGCTGAAGTGCTAAGGCAGCTCAGCTGTTCAGAAAAGAGCCGAAAGGCTGTATTCCCAATGCTTAGTGCCCGGGAACCCTCCACTTCTCCTTCAACCCTCCTAAGATGCTGCGTGCTGGAAGCCAGTCCTACTTTCCTTGAGTAAACAGGTCCTGTAGAGAAGGTTTGGGGCATCCCggagggcaggaaaggagtTTTTGACATAAAAGCAAGTTCGTGTGAGAATCTCACCTGGGGCACCAGCTATCTTGAGTATAGGTTTTGGAGAGCCAGGGAAGATGCCAGGATGCAATACAGtctttgtggattttttttgaaGAAAGCTACAAGAGATCTACCTCTCTGATCTTGTGCTTTAGGGGAAAGTATCAGCTAAAAGCGAACCAATTAAAAGGCAAGGAAATTAACATCCAACCTATTCCACTTGAGTGAAATAATCAAGGAGGAAAGCACCTCTGCTGCTAACCTTGTAGATGACCAGGTCAGTCAtagaaacatgaagaaaaagaaataaatataattaatttacttttttgttttgtggctttcctaaatttgtttttttgggttttactTCAAAAAAGAGATGAACACTTTCTATTGCAGGTGATTGCATGCCAGTTTGTCACCTACTACATGGGCAAAAATAAGGAGCTGGTAATTTACTACTAGGTGTTACTTTTCAGGTGTTGCTTTTCATGTCAGCCTCACctttgattttttatttcccaaatgAGGTAATAGTGTCTAAGAGAGTATACAGTTACAGCAGTGGTAGGCTGTCCTTAGGCCTCATATGAACTACTGAGGAATTCTTGATCCTTATTGTAATAGTACACTGAGCAGAATAGCAATTTCTGTATGCAAGTATTTTTGAAAGCTCAGTTGCTGAGTTTGGATATATATTTTAGaaactaaaatttaaataagTAATTCATATTGGAAACAATTTATATTTCTCAGTAATCAGATATGcgctgaaattattttaaaacatatttgttATATAGAGAGGCATTCAATCAACAAAAGACACGTGTATGAAAAATTGTTCTAAAAAAATGTCTCCATCTTCATCTTGACATTTTTTAACCTAtcataaaaatgtataaaaatgcCTGGCATTTTTATAACTGGAAGAGAACTTGATGAGGATAATAAATTTATACACCTGGAAAGTCAGTTTTGCAATGCTCCTGTCTTCTTGAAAAGGTAGACTTGAAATGTCTGGATTGTTATGGACATAATCTTCTCTTTTCGAATTTCAGATTTTAGAATGGCGGGAGCacaaaaaaatactaaaaaaatttCAGTGGTTGGAGAAGATATAGGCAGATCTCAACGATTAGCGAGCGTTTCCTCTTCATCGCGTTCTTTTGGAAGTCAAAGTGTGAATAAGTTTTACCGTCCTAGTGGAGTTCAGAGCGTGCAAAGTTACAAAGCAAGAAAGGTTATAAGTTTCTGATTCTTTCCTCAGATTATTAAATTCAGTTTATCTTAATCATTAGtttagtttttttatttatttattatatttttgtttagattgagttattttattaaattacttCTGCCAGAAAGTGaatctttttttccatgtttgtaatattttaaaattttaaagtaataaagGTCAGAAGCAGGAGATATT belongs to Oenanthe melanoleuca isolate GR-GAL-2019-014 chromosome 3, OMel1.0, whole genome shotgun sequence and includes:
- the GLO1 gene encoding lactoylglutathione lyase; the protein is MAAPAELGGLSDEAAYGACSEPDASTKDFMFQQTMLRVKDPKKSLDFYTRILGMTLLQKFDFPTMKFSLYFLGYEDKNDIPKEKAERTPWTFSRKATLELTHNWGTENDDSQSYHNGNSDPRGFGHIGIAVPDVYKACKRFEELGVKFVKKPDDGKMKGLAFVQDPDGYWIEILNPNHMVTLT